From Homalodisca vitripennis isolate AUS2020 chromosome 1, UT_GWSS_2.1, whole genome shotgun sequence, the proteins below share one genomic window:
- the LOC124353893 gene encoding ATP-dependent DNA helicase PIF1-like, producing the protein MPSEIVHYQTVDSVVEIEDAVHYPVEFLHTLNPPGIPPHHLYLKVGAPIMWLRNLIPPKLCNGTRLQIKALRRHVIQAVIYTGCGQGEEVFIPRIPLIPSDYHFQFKRLQFPVKLCFAMTINKSQGQSLKMAGVDLREDCFSHGQLYVACSRVSSSDSLTILQLRGKTKNETELQRRIAWLIDIFHMPGFFVKRDWKLRMKDDILWFRNHHEVKKCVRLGSVMSWLQWQYCKITRVKHGSQLSGDKERERTSAVDGGEEELVKAGRRPARGEDWVDPLSRVHNQRRRDMPAPDRGRDTD; encoded by the exons ATGCCATCTGAGATTGTCCATTACCAGACGGTGGACTCTGTGGTGGAAATAGAAGATGCGGTACACTACCCAGTAGAGTTCTTGCACACGCTTAATCCTCCAGGCATTCCACCACATCATCTTTACCTCAAAGTTGGAGCTCCAATAATGTGGCTTAGGAACCTGATTCCACCTAAGCTCTGCAACGGAACTAGGCTACAAATCAAAGCGTTGCGCAGACACGTTATACAAGCCGTAATATACACTGGATGTGGCCAGGGGGAAGAGGTTTTTATCCCACGCATTCCCTTAATTCCATCGGATtaccattttcagtttaaaagactACAGTTCCCTGTCAAACTCTGCTTTGCTATGACGATAAATAAATCGCAAGGCCAGTCCTTAAAAATGGCCGGTGTTGATCTAAGGGAAGACTGCTTCTCTCATGGCCAGTTATATGTCGCTTGCTCACGAGTTAGCTCTTCTGATAGTTTAACTATCCTTCAGCTtcgtggaaaaacaaaaaatgaaactgAACTACAAAGAA GAATAGCTTGGCTCATTGATATATTCCATATGCCTGGCTTCTTTGTCAAGAG GGACTGGAAGCTGCGCATGAAGGACGATATCTTGTGGTTCCGAAACCACCATGAGGTCAAGAAGTGTGTCAGACTCGGCAGTGTGATGAGTTGGCTCCAGTGGCAGTATTGTAAGATTACACGAGTCAAACATGGAAGTCAGCTGTCT GGAGATAAGGAAAGAGAGAGGACATCAGCTGTGGATGGAGGCGAGGAGGAGTTGGTGAAGGCGGGGAGGCGACCGGCGCGTGGCGAGGACTGGGTGGACCCACTATCTCGGGTCCACAATCAACGGCGCCGTGACATGCCCGCTCCGGACCGCGGCCGCGACACTGACTGa